The genomic segment TTTGATTAAATAGCGTTGATTCCTCCACGTTGTTACATCAAGGCCGATCAAATCAGGTCAAACACTGACTTTCAAATCAGGCCTGTAAACTACTGATTGGTTCACAACTCTTGAGCTTAATCTAGTTATATCCACACCAGATAACAGCCCTAGCTAACAGACGTAGAGAACCCAAGCCAGAGACCGTTGAGCCCGCTTTGGGACACCACAAAACACAAACGATACTCCAGCTTACAACAGCAAACAATACTATATTTTCTCTACATTACGCCGGTTCCTAACTAAATTAACTACTCCGTACTACAAGGACACCAACcaggttttgaaaaaaaataacaacgcGATATTCATTTAAATGCAAGAGATGAGCGAGGTAGATCTGATATTAAAATCATAGATAAATTAATATGACtggtctgttttctttttctttttctttttaataaatgagTATTCATATTTGTTAAATCCAAACGGTAAAACAAATTTACAGATgagtatttcaaacaaaaaaaatgagaacatAAAAGGGGATCAAAGGACTTACCAAATCGGTTCCTACGGGTCCAGGAGAAGCAGCACCCAAACTTGGAGCAGGAGCACCGGTTGGTGGAGCTGGAGGACTCGATGCCAAGGGAGATGGAGCTGGAGCCTTCAGCTTAGACTTGCTGGGAGCTGGAGCTGGAACAAGAGCTGGCGGAGCAGCCAAGGGAGCTGGTGGAGGAACAGCTGGAGGAGGGGTTGCTGGTGGTGGTGTGGCGGGAGGAGGTGTTGCTGGTGGTGGTGTGGCGGGAGGAGGTGTTGCTGGGGGTGGTGTGGCGGGAGGAGGGGAGGCTGGTGGTGGGGCTGAGACCGGAGGAGGTGTAGCTGGAGGTGGGGATTGGGTGACTGGAGGTGGGGCTGAGACTGGTGGAGGAGTGGAGGTTGCCGGTGGAGGAGAAGTAGTTGGTGTTGTTGCCGTAGGTGGTGCTGGTGTTGCTGTTGGTGATGTTGCTGGTGCTTGACCACTAACACCAGCAATAACAATGCagatcaaagaaagaaagatcacAGCGTTTCTACGCACCATTTTTGTCTAGTTCCGAGTCTCTCTCTCCCCGGGCTATTTTGTGTGTAGAGGCTTGGAATTCTGACCAGTGAGGAAGTTGAGAATGGAAGGGAGGATGATAAATAGAGAGTGCTAGGAAGGTTCGGAATTTTGAGAGGGATCAGTGGGCCCAATTGGGTACCAAACAGATCTGAGGCGTCGGATTACGGAGTTTGATGTGTGGGACCAACATGCATGTGATTTGGATATGAGATCTGGGTGACACGTTGATGGCCAGCTtggtggcttttttttttgggttgttgTTTAGCGCCTTGGTTTTGTGTTAGTGTTAATGATGATTTTGGGCTTTCATTAGCTTAGGGTGGGGTGCCCTCTTAGAGGGAGGGGTGAAAGACAGGATGGTAGAGTGGGCCTttaatatatgattaaaaaaatcttgatcatCAATATGGTTGTTTGTTggaatgattttattttgtccttAAAACGGTGATGTATTTGTCAATCACTGGTTTTAGAAGGGGAGGGGGCTGGGATGACTCGAATGTGACATAATATCCCTTTATTTTAGATTCTCACTGATTAATTAATCTCTGTCATTTCAAATCTGAGAATGATAGGATTAATATCGAAGTTTATCAAAGTTTCggcaatttaatttctttcgtCCACCCAGCCAAATTTGTTTGTCAACCAACACAGACGAGACATTGCTTGCATCTCTAGTATTCGGCAATCTAAGGTTTGTTGAAAAAAAGGGTAGGgtttttttcaatccaaaaatgcattttttattttactgaaaAACAATCTAAACGTCTACATAAATCTCtttatatctttaaataattataaattaattcaaaaacaaagaatCAACTCAAAATTCAGAAACTTCCAAGAATCAAATATACATTTTCATGCAATTATAAGGTGAAACAATGTGAaagttaacttttttatttatttaatgaaagttATAGGCACcaagaacaatatttttaatagctGGAATCATTATTaacccaaacttttttttattatcgaaATCCAGTGGTTTTTCTCCCTCATCTCTCtactcaaaaattaaaaaaaaaattacaccaaTACTGTGGtacaaagtttttgaaaaaattaatttttatttaaaatacattatttttttatttattttatagcagcacgtaaaaacattaaaaaatactaaaaaaaactattaatttaatatattttcaaataaaatatattttaaaaacactaaaaaattaaaagtcacCGTCGTAAAAGACAAAATCTCTCAACTTTCTTTAGAAGAAAGGTCTGAACAATACCAGTCACATTGATTTTGGATCATGTTATTAAAGtagattattttttagcaaGCTTCTCTCTTtgttaaaatagaaattttgaAGACTTCTCTTTGATCCTTCAAGATTTAATCAGATCAAGATGCAACAAAACCTCcatcttattttttcttgtgcCTTCTTACCCCATTGAGCCAAGCTAGCGAACACTTACCTTCTCCAGGCAAGAATAATGCACAGCATAATGACAGTCCTTCTTACTAAAGAAGCAACAGGGGAGGATTATGATTAGCGGACCCTGCCTTCCTTCATATGTGCTGGTCCTTAATCATAGCATCGCCACTGCACTGGCACTGGCAGTTGTATATTTTACGCTGAAGTTTTGTCTGTAGTCCACCGACTGTAGATGCTATGTAGGTGCGCCGCCTGTTTTGTGGTGGCCCATGCTGTGCTGTCTCGCCGTGATAGCTGCCCTCGAATCAACTTGAATGCAAAATAATCTTCGACAATCTGTAATGTTAAGAGTTTGGTGTGGTTCTTAAGGAGGCAcgttttctttatttgatttctcGATTCAAATCTAGTgaatggtatttttaaaaaagattgatattattttttctgaatTCATCAAGTCAGTATAAAAGATGTGCTGTcagagttaattaaaaaaaattaatttcgaTCAGTATATAAACTTACATGATAATACTCtataatgaaaagaataaaaataaaattattccacCTTGTCGAAGAATATGAACAATGAACACTTATAAGTGGACTTAGAGATGCAAATCATACAGATAAACTGATGATTACGAGAGCTGAACTTGTAATGATTTCCAGCAACGTCGCTGAAACCAGGCCTCGCAGAACAACGCCCTTTTTTGGGTTTGTCCTAAAAGCCTGTTGAGTGAGATGGATCATTAAACTTGGTTCACGTGTGTCGCCCAAATTGGTTAAGAGtttggagggaaaaaaaattcttttttaaattagcataataacaataaaaatttcataaaataacaacgttttaaaaaaaattaatgatacaACACAATATGACCAAGCATGACATGTTAAACTTCAATCTCCTACCTTAACATGTTGACCGGTTAACATGTTGACCGGTTAGATGTAGTTGTATTAACTAGTAATCGATCggcaattttatataaaaactataattttataaaatattttttctaaatatattttatgagttaaaattatctttgttcaACTTATAAACTCAAAAATAGATaccaattaaaatctcaaaacttattGTTCACACAGTAGTGAGTGATTCTGAACAGTCAGATGTGAGTCTACCATAACTAAATGTGGATTTGCTCCAAACAAATTACATAGATAGCGTAGCAGATGTATTTATAGACTAGTAGAATAGGTCTAGGCTAAAGAGGAGGTTTGATCACGTCAAACCAGAATAACAACtcaaaaaaactataacttttgatctagcagttggatcgcactcaaatgTTTATAGGAGCTTCTGGAGGTCGTTTCCGCTATATTAGCTATTGTGTCATTACAAAGACATTCAGAtatttagatataaaatatcTTGACGAAAACTCTCGATTTTAGCagttttaagatttttcttgttattttcagAACCGGTCAACTCGTTGAgccataaataatataatttaaccgTATCGTGTTTCAGAAGcgtgatatttaataaatatcagTATTTCAAAACGCAACATGATAAACTATGTTACTTCGCTGaacttttttttgtcatatatCAATTTGtcaattattttaagttttgtgtgctatacaaatttatataaaaataaaataaaattggaagatgATCTTTGTTGGTATCCCAATCCTTTTGTTTGATTATCTTTTTTCTGTAACATGATCAAGGAAGAAGTTCATTTTCATAAGATCCCACAGAACTCGCCCACATTATGATTACTAATTAATGGCTTAATTATGGGCCCTATTTTCATTGACCAATCACCATCGCACAAGTCCTTGCAggtttgtagttttttcttcataacaAACGTTTAATCATAACAATCCATTTccctattctttcttttttgtttggagATTGATGGTAGGAGAGCAGTGGCGTTCCGTAGCCACGGTAGCGCGTGGGCATGCACTGTTTTTTACCtggagataagaaaaaaaaaaaaaaaaaaaactactcttGCTGCACATGTAGGTTTGGTGGAGCAATGAAATTTTTCTTCAACACATGATTcttattgtaataataattggtttttaaagtaaagttttaaaatatattaaaataatatttttttatattttaaaatttatttttgatatcaacatattgaAACGAtcctaaaatataaagaaaacaaatttaaaactaaaaaaaattcaaaaacttttaaaagcgCGATTGGACTACAATGTTAAACTAGGCCGGATAAGATTGAAATCGATGTAGTGTTTGGCATTGTAATGAcggttgatttttaaagtgtttttcatttgaaaatacattaaaataatatatttttaatttttaattttttttttgacattaacacatcaaaacaattcataaacaaaaaaagaatttgaaaaaaaatcaaatttttttaataaaaacatgttgcaATCTTATTATCTCCCTCCCCTGCCTTCCTTCTTGACTGTAGTAAAATGGAAGAAAACCATCcctattaattatatgtattcCAACATATTTCAggcctctatttttttttaagtacagGTGAATTGAGATGAAATTTTATTGATATGTATATTGGGTGAGAATGATtgaaagatataattaaaaggaTAAGATATaatagaaatcttaattactatATCTAATATAAAGGAATCGGTTTAATATATAGTTAGGGTTTGcaatattgtttgttttcttggtgatatatttataaattcaaaattaagtgACTGCGAGGGGTACGTTACGTAGAGTTTTAATGAATCTTTAAATTTAGATACGACTAGTTTACAcgtcaagaagaaaagaagtccTACGCAAAAGTGAAGATTAATTCTACAGTTGCGAGAGCAGTAATTTAGGTGGTTAATTATTTTCAAGGCAAAAAAAGCAGCGACTGACAGGGCATTCCATGAAAACTCTCATGAAGTTGATATTGCTAGCTCTTCCAAAAGTAATGGCTTCTTCTTCAACCCCTCGTCGAAACCTTGTCCGCATGCATCGAAATGCCATCACAAAGCCTGTCGAGGATTTGCCCTCTCAACCTCCTCGATAACTCCATTGACAGCAAATTAACCCCAGTTTTTCTTGCGAGTACGCTTCGGTTGAGTAACAACATAAAATTCTCCTCGCATTTTACACGGCGAGAATATCATATCTTGAATGTCTTGGTCTGGATTGAAACATTGCCATGCCAGGCACGGTTCCTGCTCGCACAAATGGTAGCTCCGAAGTCCATGTAGCCCAGAGTAGAGTAAAAGGGAGTGTGTGGAGGGGCCGGGTTTACTTTAACGAGAATTTCCTGCTAGATGAATGATGGTAACGTGCTATCCTCCTCTTGTTGGCCCATTTGTTTCCTTTCCTTGTGTTTAAATTGACCTCCTTCCTACCTCTTACTTAATTAATCGAAGGCTAGCTTTATAATAATGTGTTTCAACAGCAACTTAATCTGTACTGCGTGTTTTAATTATGATCAATTTGGCTAAAACGTGACTCGATACATGATCCCGGTTGGCTTTCACCGGTCAGAGAACATAATAGACCATCGGAGAACCCCAAGGCCACCTCATCCAGGGTATGGGCCCTAAGCCTGAATCATGAGCGCATGTCTTGGGGCTGTTGGGCCACCAAGAAGCCTCCAAGTCCAAGTCTTGGCTTGTAGTCATATTAGGTCAGTTAGGGTTATTTGTATTTGGGTAAGCTTATGGATATACAGTGATATTGGGTCCGAGGTGTCCATCAACATCTCTATCTTTGCCTTGAAAAATACCccaagagaaaatagaaaaagtccTCAGCTTCTTGTCAACTTGTCTGTTACGTAAGCCCAACTTGCATTTATgggctttcttctttttcaaattcttaTGAGCCGAACTGGATTTATATGCCCAGCCCAACTCCATCCTACGGCCCAGATTTCTTGAGGATGTCTGTCATGTCATCACACTTGGACACTCTTAACCCAACAAAAATCACATGAGATCCCCTACAGTACCTGCCTAATGGAGGGTATGTAAGTCATTTTAACAATCctgaaaaagttaaaaaataaagtaatgaatatttgaaattataattatttttttttaatatttcttattttaattgatttttttatattttttgaaatgtattttcgaccttattattttaaaataatttaaagacaaaaacaattaatttaaaaaacaatttaaattttttcgaCGTAAGAAATAAACACTGTCTACGTCATGAATAAGGCGGGATCAGCCAAATTCTGTCTCCcactcactcactcactcactcacacacacacacaaacccTTATCTCCCTTCATATTCTATCAAAACACCAAAATTAGAagctgaaaaagaagaagaaaaaaaatcaagataactcAAAGCCCTCTCCTCTCTCGGAAACCTAAGCATctccaatttttctttttcaaatggaAATTTCTTCAAGGACTTGCTTTCCTTTCCTATCCACCGAAACGGTGCCGCTTCTCAAGCCTCCATTTCATACGTCCTCTCCTCCTCTCAGGATTCTGGCTGCGCGTCCTGTTAACCTGCGCATGGGGCGTACTGTTGTTACCTGCGCTACGGCGTCGACTGGAAACCGCGCTCCCAGCGGCATAATGAAGCCGAGGCGAGTCTCACCTGAAATGGCAGACTTTGTTGGTGCTCCTGAGGTCTCTCGCACCCAGGTTCTCAAGCTTATCTGGGCCCATATAAAGGAGCGCAATCTTCAggtatattttgattaaaattcggcatttttatttaaaattttcggTTCGTATTATTTTTCgtggttaatttttaattaaatgtttggATAAGGTTGTGTTGAGACTGTAAAATGTGGGCTGTGTTTGTTCATGggttttatattgtttattatttaattaattagcaggAGATGTGTCATGTTTGTGGATAAGGTTGTGGCGGTGTCAGGGAAATGTTCCAGTTCCGTTATGGGTTGCTATGAACGAAGCGTGGGTTATGCGATTACCGTATTTCAGTTCTAAAATGTTTTGTGCTTTGTTTCGTTTGTGGTTTTGGATGATGCTATTGGGTATTGTTTGTTTGCTATCTTTTATGCCTCATCTATGATTTTCAGGATCCATGATGTTTTGTTGAGTGTGCTATATCCGAGTAGACTCGGATACATTGAATGTTTAGAttggccttttattttttatagggtgtcttggtttgaaaaaagaCGGGGACATAGCGTGATTGCTTGAGTGTTTTTGTTGATCTTACATGTCACGTGTTTTTGGATCTACTTGTTGTTGAAATCTCTTTCTATGCTGACTAGGCTTATCTGCTGTTATATCTCGAGTTGAGTATTATCTTAGTGAGGTTTTATCTCATGTTGAGTTGAGTTACTCACATGGCCTGATGATTATTGTTGAATACAATGATGTATGGACAGGGCATCTCTCATGTTAGGGACGGATTTTATTGCATGAATTTGGGTTGAGACATGATTTTGTAGATAGCGTCAAGTTTGAGAAATGACTCCGAATAATTTCAAGTCTATAGTACATGAATGTGGGATGTAGTACTTTGTTGATTCAGCCACACGCAGCATGTTATGTATGTGGCTGAATTAGAAGTCACTAGATTTTACTAATGTCAAAATGCCAGGCAGTGGTGATAAAATCATGATGCCAGCACGGGGAATGGTTGTTGGCATGTTATTTCCAAGCAGCTATTGCCCTTCACTATAATGGTTAACTTCCGGATGAATAATTTGgttgaaagaaaaacatgacTTGGTGTCTCTTCTTCTAGCTGCTTCTGAGCCATTGCATAGAATATCTATAATGCATGCATATACGACTATATCAAAAATTTGGAGCTGACTGGACTTGCTGCAACGTTTTTAGGACCCTAGTAACAAGAAGAACATAATTTGCGACGAGAAGTTGAAGAAGATATTTCCTGGTAGAGACCAGGTCGGATTTCTTGAGATTGCTGGGTTGATTAGTCCTCACTTCCTCAAATGAAGTTCAAGGGGATGAACTCCAGTCTTCGTGGGTCATCTTTCCTTCCTGTGGCAGGGCTATCTtttttgttgatgataataGCCAAAATTACGCCTGCTGCTGTCGGCAATTTCTGTTTTTAGTTCAATTTAGTACTTGCTTACAGAACTAGCCTTGTTAAGGATTTTGCTTATGGATCCCCTAAATAGTAGGATTTTCAAGATGATATTGCTGTCTGCAGTTTGTGCTTCTGTTGATGAATCTTAATTTAGGTTGAATCATGGGTGCAGCAGCTGTGGTTGTGGCTATATATTTTCGTTGCATGCGTAAAACTGGCTCCTGTTATTCATTTAGGTAGTTCTTATCTACAAGCTGAAGAACTTACCTCGAATTATCAAGCGTCTCTTGCAAGTCCTCTGGACTCGGGATTTCCTCCTTAgagctctttattttttattaaaataaattatgcatgTACTACATTTGTCACCATGGTTAATGTGCtagtatttttgaaatacaaaaagataaacaagaaaattcaatataattttaaaagaaaaaaaattatcatcatctaatttttgtacaatataaaaaaggtattatcaatttattttctttttatcgtatgaaaaaaaaaattacataagagaaaagaaaaaaatttataagaaaaaaaaattaatttgaactaaataaaaaaataaaaaaataaaatttttttaaaaaatatttttgaaatgttaaaataaacatgttttaaattggaaattcaacccaataaataaaaaaaattatcatcacctcatttttgtaaaatatatagaaaatttcatcaatttattttcattttatcgtatgaaaaaaaaaattaataaaagaagaaattaaaattgatattttatatcatcacatcaaaataatataaaaataataaaaatattaatttgaattaaaaaaataaaatattctcaatttttttaaagcaaaaagcaaaaaaaaaaacatgttttaattagaaaattcaacccaacctcaaatgaaaatttttttttatcatcactcAACTTTTgtacactataaaaaaaaaaactctcatcaatttattttctctttactatatgaaaaaaaacataatagaaaaaaaatttaaagtgtcGGGTCATGTTGGTAGCACCCAATTGGGTCCAGCTGAGGTTGAACCCAACGCTATTGGGTCATAGTAGAGAGCTGGACCCAACACTATTGAGTTCTGCTAGGCAGCCGGACCCAAAGCTATTTTGGGTCTTGAAGGGGCAGAACCCTACTCTAATAGGTCCAAACTCAAAGCTATGGGGTCCTGCTGGAGGGAGGACCCTGCGCTGATTGGTAATGCTGGGCAAGACTCGACGCTGATGAGTCTTGCTCAGGCCAAACCCAAAGCTAATGGGTCTTGTTGTGCAGCTGAGCCCAAAGCTATTTTGGCTATTGGTAATGCTATGGCAAGATTCGACGATGATTGGTAATGCTAGGCAAGACTCGACGCTGATGGGTCCTGCTGGGGGCAGGATCTAACACTGATTGGTCCAGCTGAGGCCATACCTAAAGCTATTGGGTTCTGTTGTACAGCTAAACCCAAAACTATTTTGGATCCTGCTGAAGGAGGATCCAACTCTTATAAATTAGGATCTAACTCTATTAGGTCTGGACCCAAAGCTACGAGGTTTTATTGGGAGCAAGACCCAACACTGATTGGTAATGTTGAGGCAAGACCTGATATTAATGGGTTCAGCTGAGGTTAGACACAAAGCATTAATGGGTTCAGCTGAGGTTAGACACAAAGCTATTTTGGGTTCTGCTATTTGGATCCCGCTGGGGGTAGGAATCAAATTTCCTCTTTATCGTCAAACATAGTCTAATGCCTTTTCCCCCCCTACCTCTCCTCAATCAAGTGCTTAGATAAGTTTTTTAAGTGAATGGTAAGAAAAGGTTTGGTACGCGGCTCATCGTGGCTGGGTTACTTAGAAAGCTCCCTCCTCTCGTTGGCTAAGCCGCTTCTCCTTCATCTGTCTTTTTCTTTCCACCTAACAGAAAAGGGAAGATTAGCCCCCGCCCCTTCTCTAAAAGCTTCTTTGATTCGGTTGACATGAATGAAGTCGAAGGAGGTCAAGAATCGGTTTTTCTAATGAATGAACCGGCCTGAATTGAAAGGGAATAGTTTGATTTCCAGCCATAGTCATAGCAGGCACTCTTTCTTACTACTCCCATGCCTGCTTTCggtaggaagaaagaaaaaaaatctgaagagaaaaaaaaataaaattagaaataccTGGATTAAACGCTATTGGGTTCTACTGGATAACAAGACCCAACGTTATTGAAATCTTTTGAAGCGATTTGGGTGTGGTTTTCAAGTCAGACCTAATAGTATTGAGTTTTATTGTCAGGCTAGCCCCGATAACTTTTggtacaaaacaaaaaagacaacaCCTCTATAAAAATCTTTAACTAAATACAACAAAGACAACGCACTTTACAAGTGCTATAGTATCGTTTACAGTACAAATAGTCTATGACTATAATATTGTCCATAGTATAATAAGTAGCAATAATTTTTGACTAAACATAGCAAAGATAACATTACTCACATACGCTATATTATCGTCCACAATACAAACCGCAAACAGTCTATGGTTACTATGTTTTCTATAATGCAATAAGTCCATATTTACCGTAAATCTACCATGTTTTTTCCACACGttttaatgttatatatatatatatatatat from the Populus nigra chromosome 1, ddPopNigr1.1, whole genome shotgun sequence genome contains:
- the LOC133689324 gene encoding uncharacterized protein LOC133689324 isoform X2, whose amino-acid sequence is MEISSRTCFPFLSTETVPLLKPPFHTSSPPLRILAARPVNLRMGRTVVTCATASTGNRAPSGIMKPRRVSPEMADFVGAPEVSRTQVLKLIWAHIKERNLQGISHVRDGFYCMNLG
- the LOC133671185 gene encoding classical arabinogalactan protein 9-like, giving the protein MVRRNAVIFLSLICIVIAGVSGQAPATSPTATPAPPTATTPTTSPPPATSTPPPVSAPPPVTQSPPPATPPPVSAPPPASPPPATPPPATPPPATPPPATPPPATPPPATPPPAVPPPAPLAAPPALVPAPAPSKSKLKAPAPSPLASSPPAPPTGAPAPSLGAASPGPVGTDLSGAEKMWSLQKMVVSLALGSAFWLLL
- the LOC133689324 gene encoding protein TRI1-like isoform X1; this translates as MEISSRTCFPFLSTETVPLLKPPFHTSSPPLRILAARPVNLRMGRTVVTCATASTGNRAPSGIMKPRRVSPEMADFVGAPEVSRTQVLKLIWAHIKERNLQDPSNKKNIICDEKLKKIFPGRDQVGFLEIAGLISPHFLK